A stretch of DNA from Micromonospora peucetia:
CTACCTCTTCGCCGACTTCTAATCCCCCACCCCTCGATCGCCTCGTTGATCAAGAGGTTTGCGTTCTCCGTGGTGCCGATCCAGGACACAAACCTCTTGATCAACCCGAGCGGTGGCGGGTGGGTGGGGGGTTAGTTGGGGTTGCCGTGGCCGGCAGGGCGACCGCGTAGCAGGGCCGCCGGCCGGCCGGGGCGGTCGGTGGCCGCCGACATCGGTGGGCTGGCGGTGTGCGCACCCTCGGCCATGCCGGCGAAGAGTTCCTTCAACGCGCTCACCGCGTCGTGGCGCGGGTGCCAGCCCAACTCCGTCTCGGCGCGCTCGCTCGACATCAGCGGGGCGTGCAGCGCCAACTCCACCCAGCCGGCGTCGACCGGTTGCAGCCGCGCCCGCCAGGTCAGCGCGGCGGCGGCGCGCAGCACCGGGGCGGCCACGGGCACCGTCCAGCCGTGGAAGTGCCGGGCCACCAGCTCCGGAGTCAGCACCGGGTCCGCGGCGACGTTGAACGCGCCGCGCGCGTCACCCAGAACCGCCCGGGCGTACGCGTCGGCGACATCGTCGGTGTGCACCGCCTGCATCCGCAGCCGAGGATTCGTCGGCACCAGCGGGATCCGGCCGAAGCGGAGCAGCCGGACAGGCGCGAACGGGCCGAGAAAGTAACGGGTGATCTCGGTGGCCGCCGCCCGCTGGAAGTTCAGTCCGGGCCGCAGCCGCACCACCCGCAGCCCGGGATGCTCCCGCTCGGCGCGGTCGAGCAGCGCCTCCACCTCAGCCTTGTCCCGGCTGTACGACGAACCGGGCACCCCCGTCGCCGGCCAGCGCTCGGAGACCGGGCGGTCCTTCGGGCCGGACGCATAGGTGCCGACCGACGACGCGTACACGAGAGCCGGCACCTTGGCGCGGACCACCGCGTCGATCACGGCCGTGCTGCCGCCGACGTTGGTCCGGTACAGCACCCGCTGGTCGTGGCTGGGCTGGATCTGCCAGGCCAGGTGCACCACCGCATCGGCCCCGGCGAAGACCTCGGCGAGCTGGCCGGCCGCCCCGGGCAGTCCGATGTCGCAGGAGTGCCACTCCACCTGGTCGTACGGCTCGCCGCAGTCCGGCCCGGGCAACCGCCGCACCACCCCGGCGAGGTCCAGTCCACGTTCCCGCCGCAGCCGGCGCAACAGGGCGGTGCCCGCGTTGCCGGTCGCCCCCACCACCACGATCCGCATGCCCCGGTCCGTACCCGGTCAGCCACGAGTCAATCGCGCTGCCGCTCGCCGCCGTCGGGGCCGGGGCGAGTCACGGACCCAGCTCTGCTTCCCGCCCCGGCGCCGGCCGTCCGAGGCGGCCAGGCAGCGTGGGCAGATCCGGCCGACCGGGTCCGCCTCGGTGAGTACGTCCGTGGAGGCGTACTCGAACCGCACATGCGGAAACCGGCGCAGCCGGGTCCGGCTGAGCGGGAGCCCGCAGACGGTCTGGTTCTGCCCGGGCAGCCAGGCGTGCACCTCTCCGGCCGGATCCCGTACGCCGTCCGGCCCCGTCTCCTCGCCGGAGGCCGCCACGGCCGGGGTGCTGCTCATCCTCATACGGGCCCGGTTCCCCCACGCCCACCCGCCCATGCCTGCCGCGCCGGTGGTGGCGACGTCGGTCACCGCGCCGGTGATGGCGACGGCGCGGCTCTCTTAGCGCGGCGATGCTCAGCCCCGCCGGGTCAGCAGGGCCGCGATCAGGCAGGCGAAGGCGGCCACCGAGGAGAGCGTGCGGACGAGGTTCCAGCGCACCCAGGCCGCCTCGAACCAGAGCCGCACGTCGGCCAGGTCGGCGATCCGGTCCACCGGGCCGGCCGCCTCCAACCGGTCGTTGAGCGGCACGTTGAGGCGGATGGTGACGCCCAGGGTGACCAGATAGCAGGCCAGCGCGGCGACGGTCCAGAGCAGGACCGGCCCGCCCCGGGTGAGGTGCGCCGCGGCGGTCACGGCGAGCAGCAGCAGCGCGCCGAGGAAGGCACCCAGGAACCAGCCGTTGAGGATCTTCCGGTTGATCGACTGCATCGTGCCGACCAGCGTCCGGTCGTCGGTCGCGGCCAGGCCCGGCATGACCGCGCAGGTGAACGCGAAGAACAGCCCCGCCACCAGCCCGCTGGTCAGGGTCGCCCCGGCCAGGGCGGCGGTACGGATCGTCTCGGTCAAGGTGGTCCTCCCCCGTTGTCGTCCCCACCAGTCAACCGCCCCGCGATCCCCCCGCCCATGGCCAACCCACTCACCCCCATAAGCACCCGTCCACCACCCCCTCGGCCCGCCCCTCCACCCGCCCCTCCACCCGCCCCTCCACCCGCTCCGGCGTCAGCGTCAGCGTCAGCGTCAGCGTCAGCGTCAGCGTCAGCGTCAGCGTCAGCGTCAGCGTCAGCGTCGATCATGGAGTTGTGGCCCTCAAGATGTGCCACTCGCACTTTTTGCCCGGGCCATAACTGCATGATCGACGACGCTGGGCCGACGAGGGCGGGGGCCAGGGGCGGGGGCCAGGGGCGGGGGCGGGAAGGGCGCTGGGCGGGAGGGCGGGAGGGCGAGGGGCGGGTTGACGGGGGCGGGAGGGCGGGGGCGCCCAGGTGGTGAAGCGGTGGGTCAGGTCGGCGCGGGGGCGGGAGGCGTCCAGTTCGGCGAGTTGAGCGAGTTGGGCGGCGGCCTCGGCCTGGAGGGTGGCGAGGTGGAGCAGCAGGGCGATCCGGTCGGTTCGGTACTCGCCGAGCAGGCGCAGCTTCGCCGCCGAGCAGGGCCAGGCGATCCCGCAGGCCGTACAACGCCAGGTGGGGCGGGACGGCACATGCTCACGGCGCCGGGTCACCGCGACGGCACCTTGACGACGTCGCCCGGTCCACCCGGACGGAGGCGTACCGCTCGCGTGGCCGGAGCGTGCTGTCCGGGTTCAGCCCTCGGCCACGCGGCTCGACCCACCCCGCACCTGGAACTGGCTCCGGTCGAGGACCTCAGTGGCATACATCGCGAGCGCCCCGGTGCCGAACTGGTAGGAGTCCTCCGGGACGCGGATGACCTTGCCCGGCGCGATCGTGCGCTCTTCACTTGGCCTGTCGACTGTCACGCCTTCCTCCCGCCCGTCCGCCTGCTTGCCGATGGAAGGGGGCCGCCGACGGCCGCTTGCCCGAGGGCGGCCCCCGCGAGAACCACCCCCGGCCAACGCTCCACGGACAGCCCTCGCTGATGACACTCTGCTGTGGAGGCGACTACGCTCGGAAGGCTCCGGAGGTGGCCGGGTCGGGCTGGCCGAGCCCTTGCCCGACGGGTGGCTTCATGGGTAGTCGATCTTCAAACTGGGAGGCCCTGAATGGCCGACGTGCCGAGTCCGCTCGCCGCCTTCATCCTGGGCGAGATCCGTCGCGCCCGGGGCGGCGCCGGCATGACGCAGGAGACGTTCGGCCGGGGCGCTGGCTTCAGCGCGTCGCACGTCAGCGCCGTCGAAGGCGGCACCCGGGCGCTGACGATCGACTTCATCAAGGGCGCCGACCGGGCCCTCAGAACCGGCGGACTGTTCGAACGGCTCGTCGCCAGCCTCGGCGCCCCGTCCTGGTTCCTGCCCTGGCTCGACGCCGAACGCACGGCCACCCAACTCCGCTACTTCGAGCCGAACCTGATCCCAGGTCTGCTCCAGACGGACGCCTATGCCCGCGCGGTGCTTCGGCTCGATCCCCGACTCAGCGATGACGAGATCGAACGGCGGGTGATGGCGCGAGTCGAGCGACAGGTGATCCTGACGCGCGAGCCGCCGCCACAACTCGTCGTCGTGGTAGACGAACAGGCGATCCGGCGCGCCGGTGAGGGCAGCGAGAAAGTGATGGCTGAGCAGTTGACGCACCTACTAGCCTGCGCGGAGCGACCGCACATCAGCGTGCATGTCGTCCCGGCTGACGTCGGGCTACACGCGGGGCTCTCGGGCCCGCTGTCGCTGGCACGCCTGGCCGGCGGAAGTTGGGTGGGGCACTTGGAAAACCAGCTCGGCGGAGACGTCGTAGATCGACCGGAAAAGCTGGATACGCTCTTCGATCGATGGGAAAGCGTCCGCACCGAGGCGCTGCCGAGGCGGCAGTCCCTCAACCTGATCAAGGAAGTAGTGAGTCCATGGATCTAACTGGCGCCTTGTGGCGGAAGTCCACCCGGAGCGGGACCAGCGGCGGGAACTGCGTCGAGGTGGCCGACAACCTGCCCGGCGTGGTCGCCGTCCGCGACTCGAAGGACCCGACCGGCCCGGCCCTGACCTTCGCCCCCACGGCCTGGCGCGCGTTCCTCGCCC
This window harbors:
- a CDS encoding DUF397 domain-containing protein: MDLTGALWRKSTRSGTSGGNCVEVADNLPGVVAVRDSKDPTGPALTFAPTAWRAFLAPTARRA
- a CDS encoding DUF1772 domain-containing protein, whose amino-acid sequence is MTETIRTAALAGATLTSGLVAGLFFAFTCAVMPGLAATDDRTLVGTMQSINRKILNGWFLGAFLGALLLLAVTAAAHLTRGGPVLLWTVAALACYLVTLGVTIRLNVPLNDRLEAAGPVDRIADLADVRLWFEAAWVRWNLVRTLSSVAAFACLIAALLTRRG
- a CDS encoding NAD-dependent epimerase/dehydratase family protein, with the protein product MRIVVVGATGNAGTALLRRLRRERGLDLAGVVRRLPGPDCGEPYDQVEWHSCDIGLPGAAGQLAEVFAGADAVVHLAWQIQPSHDQRVLYRTNVGGSTAVIDAVVRAKVPALVYASSVGTYASGPKDRPVSERWPATGVPGSSYSRDKAEVEALLDRAEREHPGLRVVRLRPGLNFQRAAATEITRYFLGPFAPVRLLRFGRIPLVPTNPRLRMQAVHTDDVADAYARAVLGDARGAFNVAADPVLTPELVARHFHGWTVPVAAPVLRAAAALTWRARLQPVDAGWVELALHAPLMSSERAETELGWHPRHDAVSALKELFAGMAEGAHTASPPMSAATDRPGRPAALLRGRPAGHGNPN
- a CDS encoding helix-turn-helix domain-containing protein codes for the protein MADVPSPLAAFILGEIRRARGGAGMTQETFGRGAGFSASHVSAVEGGTRALTIDFIKGADRALRTGGLFERLVASLGAPSWFLPWLDAERTATQLRYFEPNLIPGLLQTDAYARAVLRLDPRLSDDEIERRVMARVERQVILTREPPPQLVVVVDEQAIRRAGEGSEKVMAEQLTHLLACAERPHISVHVVPADVGLHAGLSGPLSLARLAGGSWVGHLENQLGGDVVDRPEKLDTLFDRWESVRTEALPRRQSLNLIKEVVSPWI